The proteins below come from a single Gimesia alba genomic window:
- a CDS encoding tetratricopeptide repeat protein, whose product MSVRMTKQTWILGIACALLVCTGCSSMRDKFVASTDEAPTTLKEKVSVAKQKLKNPDKFYITHGQLQEKMGDVNAARSSYEVALGQNPKSVEAVLGLARLDQVAGKKVSAEKGFQKALEMSPEDPKVRASIGQFYAAEEKWDQAIALLNDAVKSAPADKNIRYQLGIAMASAGDYQGAMPHLIRAVGEAEAHYNIGYILRDRGQLQASEQQFLQAVLLKPEFNEAQYWLDEIRREKENRLMLAGVTTGGATGTNGRAQQASYSKTNPKKTAQVKRQVPGVSKGMSPTGISTAPKSATSAGNAPPANLTAEQLEQWRNQRQF is encoded by the coding sequence ATGTCAGTACGGATGACAAAACAGACATGGATTCTTGGAATCGCTTGTGCATTACTGGTATGCACCGGTTGCTCTTCCATGCGCGATAAATTTGTTGCCAGTACAGATGAGGCACCTACAACTTTGAAGGAGAAAGTTTCTGTCGCGAAACAGAAGCTGAAGAATCCAGATAAGTTTTATATCACCCACGGTCAACTTCAGGAAAAAATGGGCGATGTGAATGCGGCCCGTTCTTCCTATGAAGTCGCATTAGGGCAAAACCCCAAATCGGTTGAAGCCGTCCTTGGTCTGGCACGCCTGGATCAGGTCGCCGGGAAAAAAGTGTCTGCCGAAAAAGGGTTCCAAAAAGCCTTGGAGATGTCACCGGAAGATCCCAAGGTCCGTGCCAGCATCGGTCAGTTTTATGCGGCTGAGGAAAAATGGGATCAGGCGATTGCACTGTTAAATGACGCGGTCAAGTCGGCACCGGCTGATAAAAACATTCGTTATCAATTGGGTATCGCCATGGCATCTGCCGGCGATTACCAGGGAGCCATGCCGCATCTGATTCGTGCTGTTGGCGAAGCGGAAGCCCATTACAACATTGGTTACATTCTCAGAGACCGGGGGCAATTGCAGGCCAGTGAGCAGCAGTTTCTCCAGGCTGTTCTGCTGAAACCGGAATTCAACGAAGCACAATACTGGCTCGATGAAATTCGTCGCGAAAAAGAGAACCGTCTGATGTTAGCTGGTGTGACAACCGGCGGTGCCACAGGCACGAATGGAAGGGCACAGCAGGCTTCCTATTCAAAAACGAATCCGAAAAAAACAGCACAAGTGAAGCGGCAAGTACCGGGGGTCTCCAAAGGCATGAGCCCGACCGGCATCTCGACAGCTCCTAAGTCAGCTACGAGCGCGGGAAATGCACCACCGGCTAACCTGACTGCCGAACAGTTAGAGCAGTGGCGGAATCAACGCCAGTTCTAG
- a CDS encoding aspartate aminotransferase family protein, translating into MTTAIQFDNENQSNAVRQDLYQTEPLALRTFTPSQAVLAKSAGCYHWTPEGRRLYDFTSGVLVANLGHNPRRWMKRFSEYLGWKPEHISGEGEGDYFEAATLTAYNAVTAIETEASKRLIANIQSFQGGNRCDKVMWAASGSEAVQKALWACLHRDPKRDIILATRHGFHGKKGLAGAVTGSETDADRDPRVKFISFPRTECDDITKCDDTLDTSVYQKELEDLWTEFGTRINCLITEPYLGGGGSYHPQVAYHKVLQDFCRAHDIMLIFDEVQANFGRTGCMYAFEKYQVEPDFVVLGKGLGNGVPVAAAVGRDDVIASLKYGEASDTWSANPLSSAAVLATLDEFEGTDVMENTAKLSKLYIDGLQSLKETGVIAKVRGEGMVFGIECAELGGKTSQEVAVELVKTCYLGEEGGDGIHLLGALAGNVLRVSPPMTMTEDEAQASIALLKRLCVKLAEQLQGATASA; encoded by the coding sequence ATGACGACAGCCATTCAGTTTGACAATGAAAATCAATCCAATGCCGTTCGCCAGGATCTGTACCAGACAGAGCCCTTAGCGTTAAGAACCTTCACTCCCAGCCAGGCGGTACTGGCAAAATCAGCCGGCTGCTATCACTGGACGCCGGAAGGTCGTCGCCTGTATGACTTCACTTCGGGCGTGCTGGTTGCCAACCTGGGGCACAATCCCCGACGCTGGATGAAACGCTTCAGCGAATACCTGGGCTGGAAACCGGAACACATCTCCGGCGAAGGAGAAGGTGATTATTTTGAAGCGGCAACGCTAACGGCCTATAACGCTGTCACCGCGATTGAAACGGAAGCCAGCAAACGCCTGATCGCCAATATTCAGTCCTTCCAAGGGGGCAATCGTTGCGACAAAGTGATGTGGGCCGCTTCCGGATCCGAAGCCGTTCAAAAAGCACTCTGGGCATGTCTGCACCGTGATCCCAAGCGGGATATTATCCTGGCGACACGCCATGGGTTCCACGGTAAAAAAGGACTGGCGGGTGCTGTCACCGGTTCCGAAACAGACGCTGATCGAGATCCGCGCGTGAAGTTCATCAGCTTCCCCCGCACGGAATGCGATGATATCACCAAGTGTGATGACACTCTGGATACCTCAGTCTATCAAAAGGAACTAGAAGATCTCTGGACCGAATTCGGCACGCGGATTAACTGTCTGATTACCGAACCCTATCTGGGTGGCGGGGGAAGTTATCATCCGCAAGTGGCGTATCACAAAGTACTGCAGGACTTCTGCCGTGCCCATGACATCATGTTGATCTTCGATGAAGTGCAAGCCAACTTCGGTCGCACCGGCTGCATGTACGCGTTTGAGAAGTATCAGGTCGAGCCCGATTTTGTCGTGCTCGGTAAAGGTCTTGGAAACGGCGTTCCCGTCGCGGCTGCCGTCGGTCGCGATGATGTCATCGCCAGCCTGAAATACGGCGAAGCATCTGATACCTGGAGTGCCAACCCACTCTCCTCTGCTGCCGTCCTGGCAACACTGGATGAGTTCGAAGGAACGGATGTGATGGAAAATACCGCAAAGCTTTCCAAGCTGTATATCGATGGCTTGCAGAGTCTGAAAGAAACCGGTGTGATCGCGAAAGTTCGCGGCGAAGGCATGGTCTTTGGAATCGAATGTGCCGAGCTGGGTGGCAAAACCAGCCAGGAAGTCGCTGTAGAACTCGTCAAAACTTGCTACCTGGGTGAGGAAGGCGGAGACGGAATTCACCTGCTGGGAGCATTGGCTGGCAATGTGTTACGCGTCAGCCCGCCGATGACGATGACAGAAGACGAAGCACAAGCATCGATTGCCCTGCTGAAACGATTATGCGTGAAACTGGCAGAGCAACTGCAGGGCGCAACCGCTTCTGCTTAA
- a CDS encoding Gfo/Idh/MocA family protein has protein sequence MSTETTQNKLKAGLVGFGMIVDETYRPFFESVHETGLYQRATGPIEVSLDAVATRTGSRAEKYLEERGEKVGGFESYAGDNAIEEMAAAGLNFACVASPDDRHFDSCKKLLEAGTHLIVEKPSVLKLQELDELVALAEKNNVTAKVVYHKLFDPDHKKLRTLVYDDVLQHVNNGYCSLLEPKAISGKQFAQWITGRNPGTYVAVHYIKLIDFTFGGKLKTLTASGQRGLVGDKDGPTWDSCQLRMVYEYESGREAAFDIHTSWVTPDNFPGYVEQEVQFRFDNGLWNGHSRKRGVECTVEDKTPFEIKNSMNNHFNGTFVEPWNERSQRGYGIEVIEQFAREVAQIEFGGPESERQQRLEQIRSLSYNDLSADRQTVATVQALEAILEKHAQGEPDCVVRVNDDKGGLVLYRPGSTEAEVLYEGTV, from the coding sequence ATGAGCACCGAGACAACCCAGAACAAACTCAAAGCAGGTCTGGTCGGATTTGGAATGATTGTCGACGAAACGTACCGTCCTTTTTTTGAAAGCGTCCACGAAACGGGCCTCTACCAACGCGCCACCGGCCCCATTGAAGTATCTTTGGACGCGGTGGCAACTCGCACAGGCTCCCGAGCCGAGAAATATCTGGAAGAACGCGGCGAAAAAGTGGGGGGCTTCGAAAGTTACGCTGGAGACAATGCAATTGAGGAGATGGCGGCTGCCGGCCTGAATTTTGCCTGCGTGGCGTCTCCCGATGACCGGCACTTTGATTCCTGTAAAAAATTGCTCGAAGCAGGCACACACCTGATCGTAGAAAAGCCATCGGTTTTAAAACTACAGGAGTTGGACGAATTGGTCGCTTTGGCCGAGAAAAATAATGTCACCGCAAAAGTGGTCTACCATAAACTCTTTGATCCCGACCACAAAAAACTCCGAACGCTCGTGTACGATGATGTGCTGCAGCATGTGAATAACGGCTATTGCTCTCTGCTGGAACCCAAAGCAATTTCCGGAAAACAGTTTGCCCAATGGATCACGGGACGCAACCCGGGAACTTATGTCGCCGTGCATTATATCAAGCTGATCGACTTCACGTTCGGCGGAAAACTGAAAACACTCACCGCCTCCGGTCAGCGTGGATTAGTCGGCGATAAAGACGGCCCAACCTGGGACAGTTGCCAATTGCGAATGGTTTATGAATATGAGTCCGGTCGCGAAGCCGCATTTGACATTCACACTTCCTGGGTCACGCCGGATAACTTCCCCGGTTACGTCGAACAGGAAGTCCAGTTCCGATTCGACAATGGGTTATGGAACGGGCACTCTCGCAAACGGGGTGTCGAATGTACGGTCGAGGACAAAACTCCCTTTGAGATTAAAAACTCGATGAACAATCACTTCAACGGCACCTTTGTCGAACCGTGGAATGAGCGTTCACAGCGGGGATACGGAATCGAAGTCATTGAACAGTTTGCCCGTGAAGTGGCACAAATTGAATTTGGCGGACCGGAATCGGAACGGCAACAACGTTTGGAACAAATTCGTTCTTTAAGCTACAACGATTTATCCGCAGACCGCCAGACCGTCGCTACCGTGCAGGCACTGGAAGCGATTCTGGAAAAACACGCACAAGGCGAGCCCGACTGCGTTGTTCGTGTAAACGATGACAAAGGAGGCCTGGTGCTCTACCGTCCCGGTTCGACGGAAGCCGAAGTGCTCTATGAGGGAACCGTTTAA
- a CDS encoding GntR family transcriptional regulator, with the protein MMKDLSLADDLNGQNVIDDEDSPSLVDEVYQKLLLRIIRCELPGGTELKSTQLAREIGVSRTPVVQALARLQADGIVIQQKNHRAVVREGAENWLVEIHELRLLLEPSAAGMAAQKMDAEEVTRLQALASEVKTCQQQYEDGDQSSTHLLKWGAASRAFDYALHLSIADHCGNLPICEAIHKCWSYKRVSYSAAGESPEIMIRGLYDHTVLLDSLHNGDSETAAAAMTMHLRNASRMRPDRLIV; encoded by the coding sequence ATGATGAAAGATCTTTCTTTAGCAGATGATCTGAATGGACAAAATGTCATTGACGATGAAGATAGTCCGTCGCTCGTAGATGAAGTTTACCAGAAATTGTTGTTGCGGATCATTCGTTGTGAACTTCCCGGCGGGACCGAATTGAAAAGCACCCAGTTGGCGCGCGAAATTGGTGTTAGTCGGACGCCCGTGGTGCAGGCGCTGGCTCGATTGCAGGCGGATGGGATTGTGATTCAACAGAAAAATCACCGGGCAGTTGTGAGGGAAGGGGCCGAAAACTGGTTAGTCGAAATTCATGAACTGCGCCTGCTTCTGGAACCCTCTGCTGCCGGTATGGCTGCACAAAAGATGGATGCAGAAGAGGTAACGCGATTACAGGCGCTGGCGTCTGAAGTTAAAACCTGCCAGCAGCAATATGAAGATGGCGATCAATCCAGCACTCACTTACTGAAATGGGGGGCCGCTTCTCGTGCGTTTGATTATGCCTTGCACCTGAGTATCGCGGATCACTGCGGCAATTTGCCCATTTGCGAAGCGATTCACAAATGCTGGAGTTATAAACGCGTCTCTTATTCTGCAGCTGGTGAATCTCCTGAAATCATGATTCGCGGGTTATATGATCATACTGTTCTCCTGGACTCATTACACAACGGCGATTCTGAGACGGCAGCCGCAGCCATGACGATGCATTTGCGAAATGCATCCCGAATGCGGCCCGATCGTTTGATTGTGTGA
- a CDS encoding sugar phosphate isomerase/epimerase family protein produces MSDNPRVILSAFADEAANHKTAIEQMVALSALGLRYYSPRFIDVNGDGNVKHVVDLNKSEYKALLKLHDEYGMNVTSIGARVGKIKLVDKDDGSHNVFVPFKEYLKKEVANTINAATTLGTKLIRGFSFYPPKGEDPKPYMNQAVDQIGQIVDLCAKEGLVYGLEIEPNLIGETGPLLAELARKVKRPNMVTIYDGGNIAAQNKDAMQCLSEFHDMSKSMGWLHIKDYAVDKDLEWTGVVDEERLKNFVPANVGDAGHEFILRELREMLPKMEKKMKKLGVPGVFLEVEPHLKGGGQFGGFSGPDGIGVAVRALCSVLDYVGIDYDLRTFKDIQELRGF; encoded by the coding sequence ATGTCAGATAATCCACGTGTGATTTTGAGTGCATTTGCAGATGAAGCAGCCAATCATAAAACAGCCATCGAACAAATGGTGGCACTTTCTGCTTTGGGGCTAAGATACTACAGCCCTCGGTTTATTGACGTGAATGGCGATGGTAACGTCAAGCATGTGGTCGACCTGAATAAATCAGAGTACAAAGCACTGCTCAAGCTGCATGATGAATATGGCATGAATGTGACGAGCATCGGAGCACGTGTCGGTAAGATCAAACTCGTCGACAAAGACGATGGCTCTCATAATGTGTTTGTCCCGTTTAAGGAATATTTGAAAAAAGAAGTTGCGAATACCATCAATGCTGCAACCACACTGGGTACGAAACTGATCCGCGGTTTCTCGTTTTATCCTCCCAAAGGCGAAGATCCCAAACCGTATATGAATCAGGCCGTCGATCAGATTGGTCAGATTGTAGACCTGTGTGCGAAAGAAGGTCTGGTCTATGGTCTCGAGATCGAACCGAACCTGATTGGAGAAACGGGGCCGCTCCTGGCGGAACTTGCTCGCAAAGTTAAACGGCCGAATATGGTCACGATTTATGATGGCGGAAATATAGCCGCTCAGAATAAAGACGCGATGCAGTGCTTGAGTGAGTTTCATGATATGAGTAAATCGATGGGCTGGCTGCACATCAAAGATTACGCCGTCGATAAGGATCTGGAATGGACGGGCGTGGTCGATGAAGAACGCTTGAAGAATTTTGTACCGGCCAACGTTGGTGATGCCGGTCACGAATTTATTTTGCGTGAGCTGCGTGAGATGCTGCCTAAGATGGAAAAGAAAATGAAGAAACTGGGTGTGCCCGGTGTCTTTCTCGAAGTCGAACCACACTTGAAAGGTGGCGGCCAGTTTGGAGGCTTCAGTGGCCCGGACGGAATTGGCGTAGCGGTTCGGGCGCTTTGTTCTGTTCTGGATTATGTGGGAATTGATTATGATCTGCGCACGTTCAAGGACATTCAGGAACTGCGTGGTTTCTAA
- a CDS encoding Trm112 family protein, with the protein MSFDPQTLQDIIACPKTKAKLVCEGDFLVSVDPDTRLKYPIKDGIPVMLVDEATEVPLDEWADIMKRHDRNPETGELVS; encoded by the coding sequence ATGTCGTTTGATCCACAAACTCTGCAGGACATTATTGCCTGCCCGAAAACAAAAGCAAAACTCGTCTGTGAAGGCGATTTTCTAGTTTCGGTCGATCCAGACACGCGGCTCAAGTATCCCATTAAGGATGGCATTCCGGTGATGCTGGTTGATGAAGCAACCGAAGTTCCACTGGATGAGTGGGCCGACATTATGAAACGGCACGACCGCAATCCGGAAACAGGGGAATTAGTCTCCTGA
- a CDS encoding class I SAM-dependent methyltransferase yields MQNTSKNWLFQIAFIGCFGIFLADVSLTLPVNAQESAGAASKSDPQFDENPLYLYKRNHDPNGIGKFYRGREIARVMGYQGAPWLERKTREQEERLSLLPKALKLQPGMAVADIGAGSGVISVILAEHVSPGGKVYAVDVQQEMLDLLAKKLKKVGVDNIHPVLGTQKSPGLKPESIDLAIMVDVYHEFEFPYEMMLEISKALKPKGRVVLVEYRKEDPAVPIKLVHKMSEAQAKKEVSRPELNLKWKETIGVLPRQHILVFEKTTEE; encoded by the coding sequence ATGCAGAACACGTCGAAGAATTGGTTGTTTCAGATTGCCTTCATCGGGTGTTTTGGTATTTTTCTGGCAGACGTTTCATTGACCTTACCCGTAAACGCACAGGAATCAGCAGGTGCGGCATCAAAGTCGGATCCGCAGTTCGATGAAAATCCGCTTTATTTATATAAGCGTAATCACGATCCCAATGGGATTGGCAAGTTCTATCGAGGCCGTGAAATTGCCCGCGTGATGGGTTATCAAGGGGCTCCCTGGCTCGAACGGAAAACACGTGAGCAGGAAGAACGACTGTCATTACTTCCTAAAGCGTTAAAGCTGCAGCCGGGAATGGCAGTTGCTGATATTGGTGCAGGCAGTGGTGTGATTTCTGTCATTCTGGCCGAACATGTGAGTCCGGGCGGCAAAGTCTATGCCGTCGATGTACAACAGGAGATGCTTGATCTCCTGGCAAAGAAACTCAAGAAGGTGGGGGTGGATAATATTCACCCGGTTCTGGGAACCCAGAAATCTCCCGGGCTCAAACCCGAATCAATTGACCTGGCGATCATGGTTGACGTCTATCATGAGTTTGAATTTCCTTATGAGATGATGCTGGAAATTTCCAAAGCCCTCAAGCCCAAAGGACGGGTCGTGCTGGTGGAGTATCGCAAAGAAGACCCTGCGGTTCCGATTAAACTCGTGCACAAAATGTCCGAAGCACAGGCCAAAAAAGAAGTCTCCCGCCCGGAACTGAATTTGAAATGGAAAGAGACCATCGGGGTTTTACCTCGCCAGCACATTCTGGTCTTCGAGAAAACTACTGAGGAATAA
- a CDS encoding PAS domain S-box protein, protein MQFLNLLEQQRNWSPCILYVDENLNHFREFEAINADQGYEIHLSLNAKASLMLGLKIQPDLIVISLDIQEADPIEMIRFYKSQDALANTAILATSQFQESETIDRALEHGVDDFLLQPYTDALVSKRIRNTLQIIAIQKSDRIQMALSNILEESLNEIYIFSAELYRIFYASRGATNNLGYSIQELQTMSPFHFMKEDSASEVKEAVNSLLTGSDSQAFLNAEFHRKDGTNYPVEIYLQKTVVFSKPAIVALATDITELVQQRAEVERLARAVDSSAEAVFITDTRGVINYVNAAFSELYGWSAEEAIGHTPRFIKSKLNPEEIYREMWDQLLSGNTWQGALINRRKPTQRLASSLPLLGQNSRQQQNWLDDYRWVDMTVSPIFDQRGDCISYVALQRDITEKVLDEKKQAQKHLQAVIRAGVAKSLQQQSTLKVKLHEVLTRLLEVPEYKSLNRGCLYLNNDQTQQSELISQYGEFLTPPPHTIMSPVSLRSMRRFPIRSGRCRLSISVIVIVRQKRNGRKMHPMATI, encoded by the coding sequence ATGCAGTTTTTGAATTTGCTTGAACAGCAAAGAAACTGGTCTCCCTGTATTCTTTATGTTGATGAAAATTTAAATCACTTTCGAGAATTTGAGGCAATCAATGCGGATCAAGGATATGAAATCCATCTCTCATTGAATGCAAAAGCCTCCCTGATGCTGGGGCTGAAAATTCAGCCCGATCTCATCGTTATCAGTCTCGATATACAGGAAGCGGATCCGATAGAGATGATCCGTTTTTATAAATCCCAGGACGCACTCGCCAATACGGCGATTCTGGCAACGTCTCAATTTCAGGAGTCTGAAACAATTGACCGTGCCCTGGAACACGGCGTCGATGATTTCCTGTTGCAGCCTTACACTGATGCTCTCGTCAGTAAACGGATTCGTAACACACTTCAGATCATTGCAATTCAAAAATCTGACCGGATCCAGATGGCACTCAGCAATATTCTGGAAGAATCGCTGAATGAGATTTATATATTCAGCGCAGAATTGTATCGGATCTTCTATGCCAGTCGCGGCGCCACCAATAACTTGGGATATTCGATCCAGGAACTACAGACGATGTCCCCCTTTCATTTTATGAAAGAGGATTCGGCATCCGAAGTCAAGGAAGCCGTCAATTCACTTCTGACAGGTTCCGATTCACAAGCATTTTTGAATGCCGAATTTCATCGAAAAGACGGAACGAATTATCCTGTCGAGATCTATCTTCAGAAGACGGTTGTTTTTTCCAAACCGGCGATTGTTGCTTTGGCGACAGATATTACCGAGTTGGTTCAACAGAGAGCGGAAGTGGAACGGTTGGCACGCGCTGTCGATTCCAGTGCAGAAGCAGTCTTCATTACTGATACCCGGGGCGTGATCAATTATGTGAATGCCGCTTTTTCAGAATTGTATGGCTGGTCCGCAGAGGAAGCGATTGGACACACACCCCGCTTCATCAAAAGTAAGCTCAATCCGGAAGAAATCTACCGCGAAATGTGGGATCAGTTACTGTCCGGAAATACCTGGCAGGGGGCATTAATTAATCGCCGCAAGCCAACTCAAAGGCTGGCATCCAGTCTGCCTCTGCTCGGACAAAACTCGCGACAGCAGCAGAACTGGCTGGACGATTACCGCTGGGTCGATATGACGGTTTCCCCGATTTTTGATCAGCGAGGAGACTGTATCTCTTATGTGGCGCTGCAACGCGATATTACAGAGAAAGTTCTGGATGAGAAAAAACAGGCACAAAAACATCTGCAGGCAGTCATTCGAGCCGGGGTGGCCAAAAGCCTGCAACAGCAGTCTACATTGAAAGTCAAACTGCATGAAGTACTGACGCGTCTGCTGGAAGTTCCCGAATACAAAAGTTTAAATCGAGGTTGTCTGTACCTCAATAATGATCAGACCCAGCAGAGTGAACTGATTTCTCAGTATGGAGAATTTCTTACTCCCCCCCCGCACACTATCATGAGTCCTGTTTCTCTGAGGAGTATGCGCCGTTTCCCGATACGGTCAGGCAGATGCAGATTATCAATCAGTGTCATTGTGATTGTACGACAAAAACGGAACGGCAGGAAAATGCATCCCATGGCCACTATTTAA
- a CDS encoding ATP-binding protein, translating into MVLFSDIFPDDDPDQMLFLNSLGELIGVAIANDRLTEELKSARQEAVEANISKDLFLANISHEIRTPMTAILGYSEILMEQLEPGSQVKMIDTIKQNGDYLLCLINDLLDLSKINSQKMTVELMCCSPAEILNNVEILLKVRAEKKHIEYLTEYDGAIPEYIQTDPTKLKQILVNLVGNAIKFTDEGSVRVITRFLNEDSSPCLEIKIVDTGVGITDDQMKKLFQPFTQADASMTRRFGGTGLGLTICKKLIEMLNGSISVTSISSVGSTFNLKVPVGNPEKVNLLQYDSGSQGQAENAADVPEITGNLKDHFGFSPRILVAEDAVDNQNLIAFILQKWQCELKMVENGELAVEAALLAEQQGTPFDIILMDIQMPVMDGYTATKQLRDAGYEKPIIAITAHAMTSELQGCLAVGCDSYTSKPINRKQLLGLICQYTNREHAHTVE; encoded by the coding sequence TTGGTTTTATTCAGCGACATATTTCCGGATGACGATCCTGACCAGATGTTGTTCCTGAATTCCCTGGGTGAGCTGATTGGGGTAGCGATCGCGAATGACCGTTTGACTGAAGAACTCAAATCGGCGCGGCAGGAAGCAGTCGAAGCCAATATTTCCAAAGATCTGTTCCTGGCAAATATCAGCCATGAAATACGAACTCCCATGACAGCGATTCTGGGCTATTCAGAAATCCTGATGGAACAACTGGAGCCGGGTTCTCAGGTAAAAATGATTGATACCATTAAGCAGAATGGCGATTACCTGCTTTGCTTAATCAATGATTTGCTTGACCTGTCAAAAATCAATTCTCAGAAGATGACTGTGGAGCTCATGTGTTGTTCTCCCGCAGAAATTTTGAATAACGTGGAAATTTTACTGAAAGTCAGAGCAGAGAAGAAGCATATTGAATATCTGACCGAGTATGACGGAGCCATTCCCGAATATATTCAGACAGACCCTACCAAATTAAAGCAGATTCTGGTCAACCTCGTTGGAAACGCAATCAAGTTTACTGATGAAGGATCGGTACGAGTCATTACCCGTTTTCTGAATGAAGATTCGTCTCCCTGTCTGGAAATCAAAATTGTGGACACTGGCGTTGGGATTACGGACGATCAGATGAAAAAACTGTTCCAGCCCTTCACGCAGGCGGATGCTTCCATGACACGCCGCTTCGGGGGGACGGGATTAGGCCTGACAATCTGCAAAAAACTGATCGAAATGTTAAACGGCTCGATTTCTGTAACCAGTATTTCATCTGTAGGGAGTACCTTTAATCTCAAAGTTCCTGTCGGAAATCCGGAAAAAGTCAATCTGCTTCAATATGATTCTGGCAGTCAAGGGCAGGCAGAGAATGCAGCAGATGTACCCGAAATTACAGGAAATCTAAAAGATCATTTTGGCTTTTCTCCGCGAATTCTGGTGGCGGAAGATGCCGTTGATAATCAGAATTTAATTGCCTTCATTCTGCAGAAGTGGCAGTGTGAATTGAAAATGGTCGAGAATGGTGAGTTGGCTGTCGAAGCAGCACTGCTAGCCGAACAGCAGGGCACACCTTTTGATATTATCCTGATGGATATTCAGATGCCCGTGATGGATGGCTATACGGCGACCAAACAATTAAGAGATGCCGGTTACGAAAAGCCAATCATTGCGATTACTGCACATGCCATGACATCAGAACTACAAGGCTGCCTTGCCGTTGGTTGTGATTCCTATACCAGCAAGCCGATCAATCGCAAGCAATTGCTTGGACTGATCTGTCAGTACACGAATCGAGAGCATGCTCACACCGTTGAGTGA
- a CDS encoding DUF1559 domain-containing protein gives MKEKQILRRGFTLIELLVVIAIIAILIALLLPAVQQAREAARRLSCKNNLKQLGIGLHNYHDTHGCFPPGYVYKPGTGGNQSGFGWVTMLLPMLDQANLYHQFDLSEPIFSAVNLEPRERHIPGLLCPSDPVSENGFVEMGSSAERYAMGCYVANFGPPDLDATQEQRSGMFSRNSSTRSRDVTDGLSNTLCVGERQNGEFRNGAVHGNHFEYETTWVGAVREITDASDDHGHMVLFQTGHVPNASTSDDRDVSAPHVGLAQFLLGDGSVRLIGASIDFGVYTALGTISGREVIGEY, from the coding sequence ATGAAAGAAAAACAAATACTTCGAAGAGGGTTCACCTTGATCGAGCTACTGGTGGTCATTGCGATCATCGCGATTCTGATTGCCTTACTCTTACCCGCGGTTCAGCAGGCAAGAGAAGCAGCCAGAAGACTCTCGTGTAAAAACAACCTGAAACAGTTGGGAATCGGATTACACAATTATCACGATACCCACGGCTGTTTTCCCCCGGGCTATGTTTATAAACCGGGAACGGGAGGCAACCAGTCTGGCTTTGGCTGGGTGACGATGTTACTGCCGATGCTGGATCAAGCTAATTTGTATCACCAGTTTGATCTGTCAGAACCGATATTCAGCGCGGTAAATCTGGAGCCACGCGAGCGACACATCCCCGGTCTGTTATGCCCGTCTGATCCAGTTTCTGAAAACGGGTTTGTGGAGATGGGAAGTTCGGCAGAGCGTTATGCGATGGGTTGCTACGTGGCTAACTTCGGTCCGCCGGATCTGGACGCGACTCAGGAACAGCGATCCGGGATGTTCAGCCGTAATAGTTCCACACGTTCGCGTGATGTCACGGATGGACTTTCCAATACCCTGTGTGTCGGAGAGCGCCAGAATGGTGAATTCAGAAATGGCGCCGTCCATGGAAACCATTTTGAATATGAAACGACGTGGGTGGGTGCCGTCCGAGAAATCACTGATGCCTCAGACGACCACGGCCATATGGTTTTGTTCCAGACAGGCCACGTTCCGAACGCGAGTACCAGTGATGACCGCGATGTTTCCGCCCCGCATGTGGGTCTCGCGCAATTTCTATTGGGCGATGGTTCGGTTCGTTTGATCGGAGCCAGTATCGATTTCGGTGTTTATACTGCGCTGGGGACGATTTCCGGTCGAGAGGTTATCGGCGAATATTAA